Within the Aeromicrobium sp. Root236 genome, the region GTCGTCGAGCGCCCCGCTGAACAGCGGGTCGTTGCCGAACTGCGACTTGCCGAGGTAGCCCGCACGCGTCGCGGAGCTGTTGAGCAGCTGCGCGGCGGTGACGTCGGTCTTGGCCTGGTCGACGAACGCGCCGTCGAGGTAGAGCGACGTCTGGTGCTTGGCCGTGTCGAGCGTGACCGTCACGGTCCTCCATGCGTCGGAGGGCAGCGCGGCGTAGCCGGTCGTGTACGACTCGTCGCCCGGAGGCGCGGCCTTGACCGCGGCCCGGAGGTTGCCGTCACCGTTGGCCGGCGAGGCAAACAGGTAGTGGCTGGTGTCCTGGCCGATGTCGAAGATGCGCTGCCAGGAGCCGCCGGAGCCGTCCCACTTCACGCGGGCCGAGACGGTGAGGTCGGTGGCGCTGCCCAGCAGGTTCTTGGGCAGGTCGACGTAGGCGCCGGTCGAGCTCTGGGAGCCGCCGGGCAGGTCGAGGGCCGAGTCGCCGGCCGCCGCACCCGGTACGGCCGAGGCGGTCGCCTTGTTGACAACCGTGGCGTCGAGGCCCTGACCGCTGCGGTCGACGACCGTCCCGGTCGTGGCCGGGTCGCCGTCGAAGTCGTAGTGGGCGATGAGGTGGGCTGGGTCCGGCTCCGCGGCGTGGGCCGGTGTCGAGACCAGGGTCAGGGCGGCTAGCGCCCCCGCGGCTGTCGCCGCGATTCCCCTGGCCCCCCGAATGCGTTGCATCATCTCTGCTCCATTCCCTTAATCGTTGGATCCTGCTGGTGCGTCGTGGTCGAGCACGGGCGTCCAGACCCGCATGGTGGAGGGCCCGCGATTGGCCCACTGGTGGTACGGCCGGAACGTCACGACCGACGGGTCGTCGAGCGGTGCCCGGTCGACGGCGAGCCGGTCGCCGTACGGGAGCTCGCCGTCGTCGACGGCCACCCGGCTGAGCTGCACCGGCACGGTGGCACCGCCGCCCTCGGCGGGAACGACCCCTGCCGGGTCGATCTCGATGTCGTTGACGGTGACCCCGCCGGGCAGGTCGACGTCCTCGACCGCGAGGACGAAAGGCCCGCGCTCGAGCGCGACCTGACCCCGGATCGCGTCGATGCGTGGGTCGGGGTGGGTGACCCGCGGCGGCATGGGCAGCTGCAGGACGTACGGGCTGCCGGCGGGTCGCGGGCCCTTGATGACGACGGTGTCGCCGGTGACGGCGACTCGGTCGAGACCGTCCGACAGCACGGCGTTGCCGCGGGCCCAGGACGGCACGCGCAGGGTCACCGAGGTCTCGGCATCGAGGTCCCGCAGCAGCGTGACCGACACCGAGGGCTCGTACGGATAGCCGGTGCGCACCTGCACGCCGACCCGCGCGCCACCGGTGAGCTGGGCATCGATCGTCACGTCGCCGTACTGGTGGACGTGCAGCGCGTGGTTCGAGGCACTGGCGAAGTACATCCCGACGTTCGCCAGCGTGCGGGCGACGTTGGTGGGGCAGCACGACACCTCGAACCACGGCGCACGGAGGCTGGCGAGCGCTCGAGCGCTGTGATGCTCCTCGTCCGGCACCGTCCCGGCCACGCGCTGGTGGAGCGTGTTGACGTAGAAGAACGCCTTGCCGTCGGCGCGGGGCGAGCTGATGACGTTGTTGTAGAGGGTGCGCTCGATCAGGTCGGCGTGCCGCGTGTCGCCGGTCGCGAGGAGCAGCCGCCAGCTGAGCATGACCGACGCGATGCCGGCACACGTCTCGGCGTACGCGCGGTCCGGCGGCAGCTCGAAGTCCTCGCCGAACGCCTCGTCCTGGTGGTGCGCGCCCATGCCGCCGGTCAGGTACGTCCGGCGGGCCACGGTGTGCTCCCACTGGCGGGTGATCGCCTCGAGCAGCTGCTCGTCGTGGTCCTCGACCGCCACGTCCACGGCGCCGGCCGCGAGGTAGAGCGCGCGTACGGCGTGGCCCCGCAAGGTGTCGGCGTCACGGACGGGGACGTCGTCCTGGAAGTAGGCCGCGCCGAACTCGATCTCGCCGAGGGTGCCGTGGCCGCGCCGGTCGACGAAGCACCGCGCGAGCTCGAGCAGATCGCCGGCCTCGCCGGTTGAGCCTGTCGAAACCCAGCCTGTCGAAACCACCGCCCGGTGCAGCTCGACCAGCGCCAGCTCGATCTCGGGGTGGCCGCACACCGCCTCGCGGCCGCTTGGCCCGAACTCGGCATGCACGTGGTCGGCGAGCTTGAGCGCGACCCGGGGCAGGTCGCTCTCGATGCCGGCGCGGAGCGCGGCCGCGGCCGCCTGGAAC harbors:
- a CDS encoding glycoside hydrolase family 127 protein, with protein sequence MTTPLRPLAPGELTIDGGFWGDYQQLNQRAIIQHCLHWVERIGWVGNFDAAAAGGAYEHAGVEFVDSEVYKLLEAMAWELRRAPEAGLATQYKDLVARVAAAQEADGYLHTAFGHPGQRARYSDLEWGHELYCFGHLFQAAAAALRAGIESDLPRVALKLADHVHAEFGPSGREAVCGHPEIELALVELHRAVVSTGWVSTGSTGEAGDLLELARCFVDRRGHGTLGEIEFGAAYFQDDVPVRDADTLRGHAVRALYLAAGAVDVAVEDHDEQLLEAITRQWEHTVARRTYLTGGMGAHHQDEAFGEDFELPPDRAYAETCAGIASVMLSWRLLLATGDTRHADLIERTLYNNVISSPRADGKAFFYVNTLHQRVAGTVPDEEHHSARALASLRAPWFEVSCCPTNVARTLANVGMYFASASNHALHVHQYGDVTIDAQLTGGARVGVQVRTGYPYEPSVSVTLLRDLDAETSVTLRVPSWARGNAVLSDGLDRVAVTGDTVVIKGPRPAGSPYVLQLPMPPRVTHPDPRIDAIRGQVALERGPFVLAVEDVDLPGGVTVNDIEIDPAGVVPAEGGGATVPVQLSRVAVDDGELPYGDRLAVDRAPLDDPSVVTFRPYHQWANRGPSTMRVWTPVLDHDAPAGSND